The following proteins are encoded in a genomic region of Sesamum indicum cultivar Zhongzhi No. 13 linkage group LG8, S_indicum_v1.0, whole genome shotgun sequence:
- the LOC105167622 gene encoding uncharacterized protein LOC105167622, translating into MGACVSSPAMAIKPPKTIKVRRKRGHSRKRHLNSAVEGNRRKSGDIGGQVTDFAVSEFVHTTTTCRRSAVSNSTYHLTQLQWHHSQIEANGIYQEESWFDTLSILDSDSDDDFDDSVHEDYIPVANGQVLQYETSSCFMDSKCSFQEYHEKYLKIDNSKAELLLSKSGVKDCSGITLVDTQRKALPGLVKADDTIAKTERKLDQTYLSFNGVKVDTNDCEEKTSENLLKTILPQLVPSVSFNDKIHSTTSSGAQNQRKTSTVVRLSITRKSIDEPDFNDFRSSTKYLYRPRAGLLIPCSVDGKPTCGTWSEISAATFKLRGDNYFKDKKKSPAPDFSPYTPIGVDLFACPRKIHHIAQHLDLPSVKASGNVPPLLIVNIQLPTYTPAMFLGDGDGEGLSLVLYFKLSENFEKDISPHFRETIERFIEDNMETVKGFTKDSTISFRERLKIMVGVVNPEDLVSTATERKLLVAYNEKPVLSRPQHEFYKGPNYFEIDLDIHRFSYIARKGLEAFRERLANGILDLGLTIQAQKQEELPERVLGCVRLNKIDFVNHGQIPRIVRLDDD; encoded by the exons ATGGGTGCTTGTGTATCATCACCGGCTATGGCGATCAAACCTCCAAAAACCATTAAAGTGAGGAGGAAGCGCGGACACTCCAGAAAGCGACATTTGAATTCGGCCGTGGAGGGAAACAGAAGAAAGAGCGGCGATATAGGAGGTCAAGTGACGGATTTTGCCGTCAGTGAGTTTGTTCACACGACTACTACCTGCAGAAGATCTGCCGTTTCCAATTCCACTTACCATCTAACTCAGTTGCAATGGCACCATAGTCAAATCGAAGCTAATG GAATTTACCAGGAAGAATCGTGGTTTGACACCCTCAGCATATTAGATTCCGACTCTGATGATGACTTTGATGATAGTGTACATGAAG ATTACATCCCAGTCGCAAATGGGCAAGTGCTTCAGTATGAAACTTCATCATGCTTTATGGATAGCAAGTGTAGTTTCCAGGAATACCACGAAAAATATCTGAAAATAGATAATAGCAAAGCAGAGTTGTTATTGAGCAAAAGTGGAGTCAAGGATTGTAGTGGAATTACGTTAGTCGATACCCAAAGAAAAGCACTTCCAGGTTTAGTGAAGGCTGACGACACTATCGCCAAGACGGAAAGGAAATTAGACCAGACCTATTTAAGTTTTAACGGTGTGAAAGTTGATACAAATGATTGCGAAGAAAAAACTTCAGAGAACTTATTGAAAACCATCTTACCCCAGTTGGTTCCTTCTGTAAGTTTCAACGACAAGATCCACTCTACGACAAGTTCCGGTGCACAAAATCAAAGGAAGACATCAACTGTTGTCAGGCTCTCCATCACAAGGAAATCTATTGATGAACCAGACTTCAATGATTTTC GTTCGTCAACAAAGTACCTTTATCGTCCTAGAGCCGGCCTACTGATCCCATGTTCAGTTGATGGGAAGCCAACATGTGGAACATGGTCCGAGATTAGTGCCGCTACCTTTAAGCTCCGTGGAGACAACTATTTTAA AGACAAGAAGAAGAGTCCTGCCCCAGATTTCTCTCCTTACACTCCAATTGGCGTTGATTTATTTGCATGTCCAAGAAAGATTCACCACATTGCACAACATCTTGACCTACCTTCTGTAAAAGCATCAGGAAACGTGCCTCCGCTGCTAATTGTTAACATTCAG CTGCCCACTTATACACCTGCTATGTTTCttggtgatggtgatggtgaGGGCCTGAGCCTTGTACTGTATTTTAAACTCTCtgagaattttgagaaagatATATCTCCCCACTTCCGGGAAACTATTGAG AGATTTATTGAGGACAATATGGAAACTGTTAAAGGGTTCACCAAAGATTCAACCATTTCTTTCAGagaaagattaaaaattatggttgGGGTCGTTAATCCAGAGGACCTCGTCTCGACTGCTACTGAGAGAAAACTCCTCGTAGCATACAATGAAAAGCCAGTTCTTTCCCGCCCGCAGCACGAGTTTTATAAG GGTCCCAATTACTTTGAGATCGATCTTGACATTCATCGTTTTAGCTACATAGCGAGAAAGGGACTTGAAGCATTCCGAGAACGCTTGGCCAATGGAATACTCGATCTTGGATTGACAATTCAG GCACAGAAGCAAGAAGAGCTACCAGAAAGAGTTCTCGGCTGTGTGAGACTGAACAAGATTGATTTTGTGAACCATGGGCAAATACCCAGAATTGTCAGGCTGGATGACGATTGA
- the LOC105167623 gene encoding probable serine/threonine-protein kinase At1g54610 yields MGCISSKKAGSESPPFAARSSSGRRSSSSNGQGRLTSGSLLQVGPLEKIKEEPEKEAGVEDENEESVKKKNRFASHSGNLRALKRGSSHKRSVFSFKFGRLTEGEHVAAGWPAWLSAVAGEAIEGWVPLRSDSFERLEKIGQGTYSDVYRARQVETGKIFAVKKVRFDNFQPESVRFMAREILILRRLDHPNIMKLEGIITSRLSCHIYLVFEYMEHDLAGLLSCPDIKFTDSQIKCYMRQLLSGVEHCHSRGILHRDIKTSNILVNNEGILKIADFGLANFLKTKNKQPLTSRVVTLWYRPPELLLGSTSYGEAVDLWSVGCVFAELFIGRPILKGRTEVEQLHKIFKLCGSPPEDYWKRSKLPLANMFKPQHPYESTLRERCKEFPKSAVSLIETFLSIEPYNRGTAASALDSKYFTTKPFACDPASLPKYPPNKEIDAKYREEARRKRTSAAQTQGGSRNPRRVRKTLQESTDFFKVVPKEEAEGKQLVSRRSHGGSTNAYRRRSGLASRTSLKQSYDTVSEASQLTQESQGSLVSTTRSVPVEASESNGSAWAKRQMQREAYTRLHGPHTSRGQKYNALEPPNVLHATESSDSDEHEVDDPSGGVQRNQAPKRTVRWEADRVHEPDDSFHLSDVYEPHDLYMDNGNKKKKGRVVFSGPLIYQSQESTSGQHDEHRQPLNRSRFAKDS; encoded by the exons ATGGGTTGCATCAGCTCCAAGAAGGCAGGCTCCGAATCACCTCCATTTGCTGCCCGTTCCTCCTCAGGCCGccgcagcagcagcagcaatggGCAGGGCCGCTTGACTTCCGGTTCCCTGTTGCAGGTCGGCCCGTTGGAGAAGATAAAGGAGGAGCCAGAGAAGGAGGCTGGGGTGGAGGATGAGAATGAGGAGTCcgtcaagaaaaagaatcgtTTCGCCAGCCACTCCGGGAATTTGAGGGCCTTGAAGAGAGGCTCCTCTCATAAAAGGTCTGTTTTTAGCTTTAAATTCGGGAGGTTGACGGAGGGTGAGCACGTTGCCGCCGGCTGGCCGGCCTGGCTCTCCGCCGTGGCTGGGGAAGCCATCGAAGGATGGGTGCCGTTGAGATCAGACTCATTCGAAAGATTAGAGAAG ATCGGACAAGGCACGTACAGCGATGTTTACCGTGCACGTCAGGTGGAAACCGGCAAAATCTTTGCTGTGAAGAAGGTACGGTTCGACAACTTTCAGCCAGAGAGTGTAAGATTCATGGCACGCGAAATTCTGATTCTGCGCAGGCTCGATCATCCAAACATCATGAAGCTGGAGGGTATAATTACTTCTCGATTGTCATGTCACATATACCTCGTTTTCGAGTACATGGAACATGATCTTGCCGGGCTGCTGTCGTGTCCCGACATCAAATTCACAGACTCACAG ATCAAATGCTATATGCGACAGCTATTGAGCGGAGTCGAACATTGCCACTCACGAGGTATACTGCATAGGGATATTAAAACGTCCAACATCTTGGTAAACAACGAAGGGATATTGAAAATAGCGGATTTTGGGCTCGCGAATTTCCTCAAAACCAAGAACAAACAACCTTTGACTAGCCGTGTGGTGACTCTGTGGTACCGTCCTCCTGAACTCCTCCTGGGGTCAACAAGTTATGGGGAGGCCGTCGACCTGTGGAGCGTAGGCTGCGTTTTTGCTGAACTCTTCATTGGAAGGCCTATACTTAAGGGCAGAACTGAG GTCGAACAGTTGCATAAGATCTTCAAGCTTTGCGGTTCTCCACCGGAAGATTACTGGAAAAGGTCGAAACTTCCTCTAGCTAACATGTTCAAGCCGCAGCATCCTTATGAAAGTACACTGCGAGAAAGGTGTAAAGAGTTTCCCAAAAGTGCAGTAAGCCTTATAGAAACATTTCTCTCTATCGAACCTTACAACCGCGGGACTGCTGCTTCTGCTCTCGACTCTAAG TATTTCACTACAAAACCATTTGCGTGCGATCCAGCAAGCCTGCCTAAGTACCCACCGAACAAAGAGATCGATGCTAAGTACCGTGAAGAAGCAAGAAG GAAGAGGACTTCCGCAGCACAGACACAAGGAGGTTCAAGAAATCCAAGGAGAGTCCGGAAAACTTTGCAAGAATCAACGGACTTCTTTAAAGTTGTCCCGAAGGAg GAGGCTGAGGGCAAGCAGTTAGTCTCTCGTAGGAGCCACGGAGGGAGTACGAATGCATATAGGAGGAGGAGTGGCCTCGCTTCTCGGACATCGTTGAAGCAATCCTATGATACCGTGTCCGAGGCCTCTCAATTGACACAGGAATCTCAAGGATCCCTCGTATCCACCACCCGTTCGGTCCCTGTGGAGGCTTCAGAATCGAACGGCTCTGCATGGGCTAAAAGGCAAATGCAGAGAGAAGCATACACAAGATTGCACGGTCCTCATACTTCAAGAGGTCAAAAATACAATGCATTGGAACCACCCAATGTGTTGCATGCAACCGAATCATCGGACTCGGACGAGCACGAAGTCGATGATCCCTCAGGAGGGGTCCAAAGAAACCAGGCTCCAAAGCGCACTGTACGTTGGGAAGCAGATCGGGTGCATGAGCCCGACGACTCTTTTCATCTGTCCGATGTATACGAGCCTCACGACTTATACATG GATAACggaaacaagaagaagaaaggcaGAGTTGTCTTCTCAGGGCCGTTGATATATCAGTCTCAGGAATCAACTTCAGGACAGCACGACGAACACCGTCAACCTCTTAACAGATCCCGCTTCGCCAAAG ATTCATGA
- the LOC105167624 gene encoding probable WRKY transcription factor 4 isoform X2, with protein MGGTVEEDASTAPKPKPTILVPPRASMEFLFTNGSGPWFSPGPMTLVSSFFPEQGPFSFSQLLAGAMASPLPAKPGSLPTNASGKEGNFSSDGKIRPTNLVVASPQPPLESLSPLFMVPPGLSPSGLLNSPGFCSPLHSPFGMSHQQALAHVTAQAALSQSFMQMQQAEFQHLSSADAAEPLAKQSSSAPTETSMQQTNPLAPEPESSNMESSEVSQSEKKTTYVAGDKPASDGYNWRKYGQKHVKASECPRSYYKCTHLNCPVKKKVERSLDGRITEITYKGRHNHDPPQPSKRDRTINSQVNPVSASQGQTENSRLNEATPLCSESANFQATTQFERHLTASSHNCETEDSAVVVDKENDNEPIAKRRSMETGPPIPASSHQTVSESKIVLQTRSEVDLLDDGYRWRKYGQKVVKGNPYPRCTYAGCNVRKHVERSSADPRSVITTYEGKHNHEIPTRRHNSHGIANAPAQQYKTASQKPSLSKEIDYGNKDQIPMTLQRKDEEIAA; from the exons aTGGGTGGGACTGTTGAAGAAGATGCTTCCACGGCCCCAAAACCCAAGCCCACAATCCTGGTGCCTCCACGTGCCTCCATGGAGTTCCTCTTTACTAACGGGTCGGGCCCATGGTTCAGCCCGGGCCCCATGACGCTGGTCTCCAGCTTCTTTCCGGAGCAGGGCCCGTTTTCATTCTCTCAACTTTTGGCAGGAGCCATGGCTTCCCCCCTCCCGGCGAAGCCCGGTTCTTTGCCGACTAATGCTTCTGGGAAAGAAGGGAATTTTTCTAGTGATGGAAAGATTAGGCCGACTAATCTAGTGGTGGCCTCGCCGCAGCCGCCGCTGGAGAGTCTGAGCCCTCTGTTCATGGTTCCGCCGGGGCTGAGCCCCTCCGGATTGCTGAATTCACCTGGTTTTTGTTCTCCACTTCAC AGCCCTTTCGGGATGTCCCACCAGCAGGCCTTAGCGCACGTCACTGCTCAGGCGGCATTGTCCCAATCTTTCATGCAAATGCAGCAAGCAGAATTCCAACATCTCTCGTCTGCCGATGCTGCCGAACCATTGGCTAAGCAGTCATCATCTGCGCCAACTGAAACGTCAATGCAGCAGACAAATCCATTGGCACCTGAGCCAGAGAGTTCGAATATGGAGTCTTCTGAAGTTTCTCAATCTGAGAAAAAGACCACCTATGTTGCTGGTGATAAGCCAGCTAGCGACGGCTATAACTGGAGAAAATATGGGCAGAAGCATGTCAAGGCAAGTGAATGTCCTAGGAGCTACTATAAATGCACACATCTCAATTGTCCTGTCAAGAAGAAGGTTGAACGATCTTTAGATGGTCGTATAACAGAGATTACATATAAAGGACGGCACAACCATGATCCTCCTCAGCCAAGTAAAAGGGATAGAACAATAAACTCCCAGGTGAACCCTGTTTCCGCCTCACAAGGTCAAACTGAAAACAGTAGGTTAAATGAGGCTACACCTCTCTGTTCTGAGTCTGCGAATTTCCAGGCAACCACCCAATTTGAGCGCCATCTGACTGCCTCCAGTCATAATTGTGAAACGGAAGATAGTGCAGTAGTAGTAGACAAGGAGAATGACAACGAACCAATTGCCAAAAGAAG GAGCATGGAAACTGGACCGCCCATTCCAGCTTCGTCCCATCAAACTGTTTCAGAATCAAAGATTGTGTTGCAGACAAGAAGCGAAGTTGACCTTTTGGATGACGGATACAGATGGAGAAAATACGGGCAGAAAGTGGTTAAGGGGAACCCTTATCCAAg ATGTACATATGCTGGCTGCAATGTCCGCAAACACGTTGAACGATCTTCAGCAGACCCCAGATCAGTGATTACTACATACGAGGGCAAGCATAATCATGAAATCCCGACCAGGCGACATAACAGCCATGGCATAGCCAACGCCCCAGCTCAGCAATACAAGACGGCATCCCAAAAGCCTTCGCTAAGTAAAGAGATCGATTATGGGAACAAAGACCAAATTCCAATGACTCTGCAGCGCAAAGATGAAGAGATTGCAGCGTGA
- the LOC105167624 gene encoding probable WRKY transcription factor 4 isoform X1 produces MGGTVEEDASTAPKPKPTILVPPRASMEFLFTNGSGPWFSPGPMTLVSSFFPEQGPFSFSQLLAGAMASPLPAKPGSLPTNASGKEGNFSSDGKIRPTNLVVASPQPPLESLSPLFMVPPGLSPSGLLNSPGFCSPLHSPFGMSHQQALAHVTAQAALSQSFMQMQQAEFQHLSSADAAEPLAKQSSSAPTETSMQQTNPLAPEPESSNMESSEVSQSEKKTTYVAGDKPASDGYNWRKYGQKHVKASECPRSYYKCTHLNCPVKKKVERSLDGRITEITYKGRHNHDPPQPSKRDRTINSQVNPVSASQGQTENSRLNEATPLCSESANFQATTQFERHLTASSHNCETEDSAVVVDKENDNEPIAKRRSMETGPPIPASSHQTVSESKIVLQTRSEVDLLDDGYRWRKYGQKVVKGNPYPRSYYRCTYAGCNVRKHVERSSADPRSVITTYEGKHNHEIPTRRHNSHGIANAPAQQYKTASQKPSLSKEIDYGNKDQIPMTLQRKDEEIAA; encoded by the exons aTGGGTGGGACTGTTGAAGAAGATGCTTCCACGGCCCCAAAACCCAAGCCCACAATCCTGGTGCCTCCACGTGCCTCCATGGAGTTCCTCTTTACTAACGGGTCGGGCCCATGGTTCAGCCCGGGCCCCATGACGCTGGTCTCCAGCTTCTTTCCGGAGCAGGGCCCGTTTTCATTCTCTCAACTTTTGGCAGGAGCCATGGCTTCCCCCCTCCCGGCGAAGCCCGGTTCTTTGCCGACTAATGCTTCTGGGAAAGAAGGGAATTTTTCTAGTGATGGAAAGATTAGGCCGACTAATCTAGTGGTGGCCTCGCCGCAGCCGCCGCTGGAGAGTCTGAGCCCTCTGTTCATGGTTCCGCCGGGGCTGAGCCCCTCCGGATTGCTGAATTCACCTGGTTTTTGTTCTCCACTTCAC AGCCCTTTCGGGATGTCCCACCAGCAGGCCTTAGCGCACGTCACTGCTCAGGCGGCATTGTCCCAATCTTTCATGCAAATGCAGCAAGCAGAATTCCAACATCTCTCGTCTGCCGATGCTGCCGAACCATTGGCTAAGCAGTCATCATCTGCGCCAACTGAAACGTCAATGCAGCAGACAAATCCATTGGCACCTGAGCCAGAGAGTTCGAATATGGAGTCTTCTGAAGTTTCTCAATCTGAGAAAAAGACCACCTATGTTGCTGGTGATAAGCCAGCTAGCGACGGCTATAACTGGAGAAAATATGGGCAGAAGCATGTCAAGGCAAGTGAATGTCCTAGGAGCTACTATAAATGCACACATCTCAATTGTCCTGTCAAGAAGAAGGTTGAACGATCTTTAGATGGTCGTATAACAGAGATTACATATAAAGGACGGCACAACCATGATCCTCCTCAGCCAAGTAAAAGGGATAGAACAATAAACTCCCAGGTGAACCCTGTTTCCGCCTCACAAGGTCAAACTGAAAACAGTAGGTTAAATGAGGCTACACCTCTCTGTTCTGAGTCTGCGAATTTCCAGGCAACCACCCAATTTGAGCGCCATCTGACTGCCTCCAGTCATAATTGTGAAACGGAAGATAGTGCAGTAGTAGTAGACAAGGAGAATGACAACGAACCAATTGCCAAAAGAAG GAGCATGGAAACTGGACCGCCCATTCCAGCTTCGTCCCATCAAACTGTTTCAGAATCAAAGATTGTGTTGCAGACAAGAAGCGAAGTTGACCTTTTGGATGACGGATACAGATGGAGAAAATACGGGCAGAAAGTGGTTAAGGGGAACCCTTATCCAAg GAGTTATTACAGATGTACATATGCTGGCTGCAATGTCCGCAAACACGTTGAACGATCTTCAGCAGACCCCAGATCAGTGATTACTACATACGAGGGCAAGCATAATCATGAAATCCCGACCAGGCGACATAACAGCCATGGCATAGCCAACGCCCCAGCTCAGCAATACAAGACGGCATCCCAAAAGCCTTCGCTAAGTAAAGAGATCGATTATGGGAACAAAGACCAAATTCCAATGACTCTGCAGCGCAAAGATGAAGAGATTGCAGCGTGA
- the LOC105167624 gene encoding probable WRKY transcription factor 3 isoform X3: protein MGGTVEEDASTAPKPKPTILVPPRASMEFLFTNGSGPWFSPGPMTLVSSFFPEQGPFSFSQLLAGAMASPLPAKPGSLPTNASGKEGNFSSDGKIRPTNLVVASPQPPLESLSPLFMVPPGLSPSGLLNSPGFCSPLHSPFGMSHQQALAHVTAQAALSQSFMQMQQAEFQHLSSADAAEPLAKQSSSAPTETSMQQTNPLAPEPESSNMESSEVSQSEKKTTYVAGDKPASDGYNWRKYGQKHVKASECPRSYYKCTHLNCPVKKKVERSLDGRITEITYKGRHNHDPPQPSKRDRTINSQATTQFERHLTASSHNCETEDSAVVVDKENDNEPIAKRRSMETGPPIPASSHQTVSESKIVLQTRSEVDLLDDGYRWRKYGQKVVKGNPYPRSYYRCTYAGCNVRKHVERSSADPRSVITTYEGKHNHEIPTRRHNSHGIANAPAQQYKTASQKPSLSKEIDYGNKDQIPMTLQRKDEEIAA, encoded by the exons aTGGGTGGGACTGTTGAAGAAGATGCTTCCACGGCCCCAAAACCCAAGCCCACAATCCTGGTGCCTCCACGTGCCTCCATGGAGTTCCTCTTTACTAACGGGTCGGGCCCATGGTTCAGCCCGGGCCCCATGACGCTGGTCTCCAGCTTCTTTCCGGAGCAGGGCCCGTTTTCATTCTCTCAACTTTTGGCAGGAGCCATGGCTTCCCCCCTCCCGGCGAAGCCCGGTTCTTTGCCGACTAATGCTTCTGGGAAAGAAGGGAATTTTTCTAGTGATGGAAAGATTAGGCCGACTAATCTAGTGGTGGCCTCGCCGCAGCCGCCGCTGGAGAGTCTGAGCCCTCTGTTCATGGTTCCGCCGGGGCTGAGCCCCTCCGGATTGCTGAATTCACCTGGTTTTTGTTCTCCACTTCAC AGCCCTTTCGGGATGTCCCACCAGCAGGCCTTAGCGCACGTCACTGCTCAGGCGGCATTGTCCCAATCTTTCATGCAAATGCAGCAAGCAGAATTCCAACATCTCTCGTCTGCCGATGCTGCCGAACCATTGGCTAAGCAGTCATCATCTGCGCCAACTGAAACGTCAATGCAGCAGACAAATCCATTGGCACCTGAGCCAGAGAGTTCGAATATGGAGTCTTCTGAAGTTTCTCAATCTGAGAAAAAGACCACCTATGTTGCTGGTGATAAGCCAGCTAGCGACGGCTATAACTGGAGAAAATATGGGCAGAAGCATGTCAAGGCAAGTGAATGTCCTAGGAGCTACTATAAATGCACACATCTCAATTGTCCTGTCAAGAAGAAGGTTGAACGATCTTTAGATGGTCGTATAACAGAGATTACATATAAAGGACGGCACAACCATGATCCTCCTCAGCCAAGTAAAAGGGATAGAACAATAAACTCCCAG GCAACCACCCAATTTGAGCGCCATCTGACTGCCTCCAGTCATAATTGTGAAACGGAAGATAGTGCAGTAGTAGTAGACAAGGAGAATGACAACGAACCAATTGCCAAAAGAAG GAGCATGGAAACTGGACCGCCCATTCCAGCTTCGTCCCATCAAACTGTTTCAGAATCAAAGATTGTGTTGCAGACAAGAAGCGAAGTTGACCTTTTGGATGACGGATACAGATGGAGAAAATACGGGCAGAAAGTGGTTAAGGGGAACCCTTATCCAAg GAGTTATTACAGATGTACATATGCTGGCTGCAATGTCCGCAAACACGTTGAACGATCTTCAGCAGACCCCAGATCAGTGATTACTACATACGAGGGCAAGCATAATCATGAAATCCCGACCAGGCGACATAACAGCCATGGCATAGCCAACGCCCCAGCTCAGCAATACAAGACGGCATCCCAAAAGCCTTCGCTAAGTAAAGAGATCGATTATGGGAACAAAGACCAAATTCCAATGACTCTGCAGCGCAAAGATGAAGAGATTGCAGCGTGA